A portion of the Pseudopipra pipra isolate bDixPip1 unplaced genomic scaffold, bDixPip1.hap1 HAP1_SCAFFOLD_84, whole genome shotgun sequence genome contains these proteins:
- the LOC135408905 gene encoding uncharacterized protein LOC135408905, with amino-acid sequence MWTTKKFTDLQPRKWLSSWQRKHKVDNWQTQAAAQEEEKSASSAAAAAEQVRAAGAESQAAAPRSPRGRGRAVLGTLQRVARAARSRLAVGMRRRGQKPEPQREVEQGREAARAGTSAAAGSERQDSALQSPCCPPSPFPSHLEALRGQWAGAAAGAVLPVAEREDQACSEDESLWDISSLFELSTGDESPEESWSSGQECSSGSLPCQAWAEPGSSQAGTTPVHGPGLSLTSPSTRAKTPTPDGFPDRCALSPLPSDLEALSGQWAGTAAEAVLPVAASEDGACCEELSDICSLLELPQEERSGDQRWRRREKRLPVPMPREAWSEPWGLQVPTATARAPVRPCLGSPSTRPQAPSPDACPPSPSPSQLSAPSGQWAGLPHVSRESRGQENADPPLSPEEDSHGEELSENKGQGVQIYTIWVKPSLIPVLLEPQPAGPEGPKCPCVICAEAAQEAVGDPRGTSPAPAGPRHSRPTAAAPQRPTGCCPAVLDTLQRTARATLSRIAAVIRRRGRRPGEQQHPAQGMDAAMLATAPAAGAESQAIRATSDLSLRAWDIPRPRLAAQGGGSASCGMQTGLKCGEAAGSGVVRELLAGAGWSVCEGKAGEPCAGHRRLQVVAASRSQLCAPCAAVLGAPGNGPL; translated from the exons ATGTGGACGACGAAGAAGTTCACCGACTTGCAGCCACGCAAGTGGCTGTCGAGCTGGCAGAGGAAGCACAAG gtggacaactggcagacgcaggcagcagcgcaggaagaggagaagagcgcctcttctgctgctgccgcagctgagcaggtgagagcagcaggggcagagagccaggcagctgccccacgCAGCCCCagaggccgcggccgcgctgtgctgggcaccctgcAGCGCGTGGCACGCGCCGCCCGCAGCAGGCTGGCGGTTGGGATGCGGCGACGTGGCCAGAAGCCGGAGCCACAGAGGGAGGTGGAACAAGGTAgggaggcagccagagcaggaacatccgcagcagcagggtcagagaggcaggactctgccctgcaaagcccctgctgtccccccagccccttcccaagccatCTGGAAGCCCTCCGTGGGCAGTGGgccggggcagcagcgggggcagtgctgccagtggcagagagggaggacCAGGCCTGCTCCGAGGACGAGAgcctctgggacatctccagcctcttcgAGCTGTCAACGGGGGATGAAAgcccagaggaaagctggagcagTGGGCAAGAATGtagctcagggtccctcccgtgccaggcatgggcagagcccgggAGCTCTCAAGCAGGCACAACCCCAGTCCACGGCCCAGGGCTCAGTCTCACAAGCCCTTCCACCAGGGCAAAGACCCCCACCCCGGACGGCTTTCCAGACCGCTGCGCCCTCAGCCCCTTGCCAAGTGACCTGGAAGCtctcagtgggcagtgggcagggacagcagccgaGGCCGTCCTGCCAGTGGCAGCGAGCGAGGATGGGGCGTGCTGCGAGGAGCTCtcagacatctgcagcctcctagaGCTGCCCCAAGAAGAACGCAGCGGAGACcaaaggtggaggaggagagaaaagaggctccccgtgcccatgccACGGGAGGCATGGTCAGAGCCCTGGGGCCTTCAAGTGCCCACAGCGACAGCCCGTGCCCCAGTTCGCCCGTGCCTCGGCAGCCCTTCCACCAGGCCACAGGCCCCGAGCCCGGacgcctgcccccccagcccctcgccaagccagctgtcagctcccagtgggcagtgggcagggctccCGCACGTCTCCAGGGAGTCCCGAGGGCAAGAAAACGCAGACCCACCGCTGTCCCCGGAAGAAGACAGCCACGGCGAGGAGCTGTCAGAGAACAAAGGGCAAGGCGTCCAAATATACACCATCTGGGTCAAGCCCTCCCTCATtccggtgctgctggagcctcagcctgctggcccgGAAGGGCCCAAATGTCCCTGCGTCATCTGCGCAGAGGCGGCCCAAGAGGCAGTCGGGGACCCGCGCGGCACATCTCCTGCCCCGGCGGGTCCCAGGCACAGCCGGCCAACGGCTgctgccccgcagcgccccacaggctgctgccccgcCGTGCTGGACACGCTGCAGCGCACGGCACGTGCCACCCTGAGCAGGATCGCAGCTGTGATCCGGCGACGGGGCCGGCGGccgggggaacagcagcacccGGCTCAAGGCATGGATGCAGCCATGCTggcaacagccccagcagcaggggcagagagccag GCAATTCGAGCCACAAGTGACTTGTCTCTCCGAGCCTGGGACATCCCGCGGCCacggctggctgcccagggcggtgGCAGCGCCAGCTGCGGGATGCAGACAGGGCTGAAGTGCGGGGAGGCCGCGGGCAGCGGGGTCGTGCGGGAGCTGTTGGCTGGGGCCGGCTGGAGCGTCTGTGAGGGGAAAGCGGGGGAGCCTTGTGCCGGGCACAGGCGGTTGCAAGTAGTTGCAGCCAGCCGCAGCCAGTTGTGCGCCCCCTGCGCTGCCGTCCTCGGGGCGCCGGGAAACGGCCCATTGTGA
- the LOC135408906 gene encoding uncharacterized protein LOC135408906 has translation MWTTKKFTDLQPRKWLSSWQRKHKVDNWQTQAAAQEEEKSASSAAAAAEQVRAAGAESQAAAPRSPRGRGRAVLGTLQRVARAARSRLAVGMRRRGQKPEPQREVEQGREAARAGTSAAAGSERQDSALQSPCCPPSPFPSHLEALRGQWAGAAAGAVLPVAEREDQACSEDESLWDISSLFELSTGDESPEESWSSGQECSSGSLPCQAWAEPGSSQAGTTPVHGPGLSLTSPSTRAKTPTPDGFPDRCALSPLPSDLEALSGQWAGTAAEAVLPVAASEDGACCEELSDICSLLELPQEERSGDQRWRRREKRLPVPMPREAWSEPWGLQVPTATARAPVRPCLGSPSTRPQAPSPDACPPSPSPSQLSAPSGQWAGLPHVSRESRGQENADPPLSPEEDSHGEELSENKGQGVQIYTIWVKPSLIPVLLEPQPAGPEGPKCPCVICAEAAQEAVGDPRGTSPAPAGPRHSRPTAAAPQRPTGCCPAVLDTLQRTARATLSRIAAVIRRRGRWPGEQQHPAQGMDAAMLAIRATSDLSLRAWDIPRPRLAAQGGGSASCGMQTGLKCGEAAGSGAVRELLAGAGWSVCEGKAGEPCAGHRRLQVVAASRSQLCAPCAAVLGAPGNGPL, from the exons ATGTGGACGACGAAGAAGTTCACCGACTTGCAGCCACGCAAGTGGCTGTCGAGCTGGCAGAGGAAGCACAAG gtggacaactggcagacgcaggcagcagcgcaggaagaggagaagagcgcctcttctgctgctgccgcagctgagcaggtgagagcagcaggggcagagagccaggcagctgccccacgCAGCCCCagaggccgcggccgcgctgtgctgggcaccctgcAGCGCGTGGCACGCGCCGCCCGCAGCAGGCTGGCGGTTGGGATGCGGCGACGTGGCCAGAAGCCGGAGCCACAGAGGGAGGTGGAACAAGGTAgggaggcagccagagcaggaacatccgcagcagcagggtcagagaggcaggactctgccctgcaaagcccctgctgtccccccagccccttcccaagccatCTGGAAGCCCTCCGTGGGCAGTGGgccggggcagcagcgggggcagtgctgccagtggcagagagggaggacCAGGCCTGCTCCGAGGACGAGAgcctctgggacatctccagcctcttcgAGCTGTCAACGGGGGATGAAAgcccagaggaaagctggagcagTGGGCAAGAATGtagctcagggtccctcccgtgccaggcatgggcagagcccgggAGCTCTCAAGCAGGCACAACCCCAGTCCACGGCCCAGGGCTCAGTCTCACAAGCCCTTCCACCAGGGCAAAGACCCCCACCCCGGACGGCTTTCCAGACCGCTGCGCCCTCAGCCCCTTGCCAAGTGACCTGGAAGCtctcagtgggcagtgggcagggacagcagccgaGGCCGTCCTGCCAGTGGCAGCGAGCGAGGATGGGGCGTGCTGCGAGGAGCTCtcagacatctgcagcctcctagaGCTGCCCCAAGAAGAACGCAGCGGAGACcaaaggtggaggaggagagaaaagaggctccccgtgcccatgccACGGGAGGCATGGTCAGAGCCCTGGGGCCTTCAAGTGCCCACAGCGACAGCCCGTGCCCCAGTTCGCCCGTGCCTCGGCAGCCCTTCCACCAGGCCACAGGCCCCGAGCCCGGacgcctgcccccccagcccctcgccaagccagctgtcagctcccagtgggcagtgggcagggctccCGCACGTCTCCAGGGAGTCCCGAGGGCAAGAAAACGCAGACCCACCGCTGTCCCCGGAAGAAGACAGCCACGGCGAGGAGCTGTCAGAGAACAAAGGGCAAGGCGTCCAAATATACACCATCTGGGTCAAGCCCTCCCTCATtccggtgctgctggagcctcagcctgctggcccgGAAGGGCCCAAATGTCCCTGCGTCATCTGCGCAGAGGCGGCCCAAGAGGCAGTCGGGGACCCGCGCGGCACATCTCCTGCCCCGGCGGGTCCCAGGCACAGCCGGCCAACGGCTgctgccccgcagcgccccacaggctgctgccccgcCGTGCTGGACACGCTGCAGCGCACGGCACGTGCCACCCTGAGCAGGATCGCAGCTGTGATCCGGCGACGGGGCCGGTGGccgggggaacagcagcacccGGCTCAAGGCATGGATGCAGCCATGCTg GCAATTCGAGCCACAAGTGACTTGTCTCTCCGAGCCTGGGACATCCCGCGGCCacggctggctgcccagggcggtgGCAGCGCCAGCTGCGGGATGCAGACAGGGCTGAAGTGCGGGGAGGccgcgggcagcggggccgtgcgggagcTGTTGGCTGGGGCCGGCTGGAGCGTCTGTGAGGGGAAAGCGGGGGAGCCTTGTGCCGGGCACAGGCGGTTGCAAGTAGTTGCAGCCAGCCGCAGCCAGTTGTGCGCCCCCTGCGCTGCCGTCCTCGGGGCGCCGGGAAACGGCCCATTGTGA
- the LOC135408907 gene encoding uncharacterized protein LOC135408907 translates to MWTTKKFTDLQPRKWLSSWQRKHKVDNWQTQAAAQEEEKSASSAAAAAEQVRAAGAESQAAAPRSPRGRGRAVLGTLQRVARAARSRLAVGMRRRGQKPEPQREVEQGREAARAGTSTAAGSERQDSALQSPCCPPSPFPSHLEALRGQWAGAAAGAVLPVAEREDQACSEDESLWDISSLFELSTGDESPEESWSSGQECSSGSLPCQAWAEPGSSQAGTTPVHGPGLSLTSPSTRAKTPTPDGFPDRCALSPLPSDLEALSGQWAGTAAEAVLPVAASEDGACCEELSDICSLLELPQEERSGDQRWRRREKRLPVPMPREAWSEPWGLQVPTATARAPVRPCLGSPSTRPQAPSPDACPPSPSPSQLSAPSGQWAGLPHVSRESRGQENADPPLSPEEDSHGEELSENKGQGVQIYTIWVKPSLIPVLLEPQPAGPEGPKCPCVICAEAAQEAVGDPRGTSPAPAGPRHSRPTAAAPQRPTGCCPAVLDTLQRTARATLSRIAAVIRRRGRRPGEQQHPAQGMDAAMLATAPAAGAESQVPYTLSNLILCCRGLGLFFCQSLPLPFSTRAAWLERLLSKAEAQKASRASAFSLCRTATSASSFWRGPTLSLVRL, encoded by the exons ATGTGGACGACGAAGAAGTTCACCGACTTGCAGCCACGCAAGTGGCTGTCGAGCTGGCAGAGGAAGCACAAG gtggacaactggcagacgcaggcagcagcgcaggaagaggagaagagcgcctcttctgctgctgccgcagctgagcaggtgagagcagcaggggcagagagccaggcagctgccccacgCAGCCCCagaggccgcggccgcgctgtgctgggcaccctgcAGCGCGTGGCACGCGCCGCCCGCAGCAGGCTGGCGGTTGGGATGCGGCGACGTGGCCAGAAGCCGGAGCCACAGAGGGAGGTGGAACAAGGTAgggaggcagccagagcaggaacatccacagcagcagggtcagagaggcaggactctgccctgcaaagcccctgctgtccccccagccccttcccaagccatCTGGAAGCCCTCCGTGGGCAGTGGgccggggcagcagcgggggcagtgctgccagtggcagagagggaggacCAGGCCTGCTCCGAGGACGAGAgcctctgggacatctccagcctcttcgAGCTGTCAACGGGGGATGAAAgcccagaggaaagctggagcagTGGGCAAGAATGtagctcagggtccctcccgtgccaggcatgggcagagcccgggAGCTCTCAAGCAGGCACAACCCCAGTCCACGGCCCAGGGCTCAGTCTCACAAGCCCTTCCACCAGGGCAAAGACCCCCACCCCGGACGGCTTTCCAGACCGCTGCGCCCTCAGCCCCTTGCCAAGTGACCTGGAAGCtctcagtgggcagtgggcagggacagcagccgaGGCCGTCCTGCCAGTGGCAGCGAGCGAGGATGGGGCGTGCTGCGAGGAGCTCtcagacatctgcagcctcctagaGCTGCCCCAAGAAGAACGCAGCGGAGACcaaaggtggaggaggagagaaaagaggctccccgtgcccatgccACGGGAGGCATGGTCAGAGCCCTGGGGCCTTCAAGTGCCCACAGCGACAGCCCGTGCCCCAGTTCGCCCGTGCCTCGGCAGCCCTTCCACCAGGCCACAGGCCCCGAGCCCGGacgcctgcccccccagcccctcgccaagccagctgtcagctcccagtgggcagtgggcagggctccCGCACGTCTCCAGGGAGTCCCGAGGGCAAGAAAACGCAGACCCACCGCTGTCCCCGGAAGAAGACAGCCACGGCGAGGAGCTGTCAGAGAACAAAGGGCAAGGCGTCCAAATATACACCATCTGGGTCAAGCCCTCCCTCATtccggtgctgctggagcctcagcctgctggcccgGAAGGGCCCAAATGTCCCTGCGTCATCTGCGCAGAGGCGGCCCAAGAGGCAGTCGGGGACCCGCGCGGCACATCTCCTGCCCCGGCGGGTCCCAGGCACAGCCGGCCAACGGCTgctgccccgcagcgccccacaggctgctgccccgcCGTGCTGGACACGCTGCAGCGCACGGCACGTGCCACCCTGAGCAGGATCGCAGCTGTGATCCGGCGACGGGGCCGGCGGccgggggaacagcagcacccGGCTCAAGGCATGGATGCAGCCATGCTggcaacagccccagcagcaggggcagagagccag GTTCCTTACACGCTCTCCAACctgatcctctgctgcaggggacttgggctcttcttctgccagtccctgcctttgcctttctccactcGGGCGGCGTGGCTGGAGCGCTTGCTGTCcaaggctgaagcacagaaggcatcgagagcctcagccttctctttgtgcCGGACAGCCACGTCTGCCAGTTCCTTCTGGAGAGGGCCCACCTTATCCCTAGTCCGTCTTTAG